Proteins co-encoded in one Waddlia chondrophila WSU 86-1044 genomic window:
- a CDS encoding DUF368 domain-containing protein, with amino-acid sequence MTVKSGKDWYRLFFYGACMGAADLVPGVSGGTMALICGIYEELIVSIKSFGTVDALSLFWLDFKRFNQKVGWKFLLTVLLGILFSLVIFSRAIHFMLGDPVWRTYLYALFLGMILSSIVICIWRVPGWSKRLWWGLAVGAASTLFFTGFRSEPLLDQQTYQVKLPFKLGYQGDKQLVNYDKETGLLKGLDAQILEAMWAKGYLNSDSMVAEQSSQRLLRLGDLMQKGEESWFDPWLFFCGAIAVSAMLLPGISGSFLLMILGAYPVVIAALAELVKGWTAFTWDGEAFTVLINLSLGIGAGAVIFSRAIDWFLKKDHDLTIAVLIGFMVGSLRVVWPYRTYAWGLDPLKLKNGPQLIPEGFYQPSIWDAMYWKSAIFMVAGLGIVFLIYTMSENVKKR; translated from the coding sequence ATGACGGTAAAATCCGGCAAAGATTGGTACCGCCTCTTTTTTTACGGAGCATGCATGGGGGCTGCCGATCTTGTTCCCGGTGTATCCGGAGGAACGATGGCACTGATCTGCGGGATTTATGAAGAATTGATCGTTTCTATTAAAAGTTTCGGCACGGTTGATGCGTTGTCGCTGTTTTGGCTAGACTTTAAGCGATTCAATCAAAAAGTTGGCTGGAAATTTCTTTTGACGGTTCTTTTGGGCATTTTGTTTTCTCTCGTTATTTTTTCTCGGGCTATCCATTTTATGCTAGGAGATCCTGTCTGGCGCACTTACCTTTACGCTCTATTTCTAGGGATGATTCTTTCTTCCATTGTCATTTGCATCTGGCGTGTTCCGGGTTGGAGTAAGAGGCTTTGGTGGGGACTTGCAGTGGGAGCTGCTTCAACTCTGTTTTTTACAGGATTTCGATCCGAACCTCTTTTAGATCAGCAGACATATCAAGTCAAACTGCCTTTTAAACTAGGCTATCAAGGAGACAAACAGCTTGTCAATTATGATAAAGAAACAGGGCTGTTAAAGGGGCTTGATGCCCAAATTCTTGAAGCGATGTGGGCGAAAGGGTATTTGAACTCCGATTCAATGGTTGCTGAACAAAGCTCTCAACGTCTATTGCGTTTAGGCGACTTGATGCAAAAAGGGGAAGAGAGTTGGTTTGATCCTTGGCTGTTTTTTTGTGGAGCCATTGCTGTTTCTGCCATGTTGCTGCCCGGAATATCGGGGAGCTTCCTCCTGATGATATTGGGAGCTTATCCCGTTGTCATTGCTGCTTTGGCAGAGCTTGTCAAGGGATGGACCGCTTTCACATGGGATGGAGAAGCATTTACTGTACTGATCAACCTCTCTTTGGGAATTGGAGCAGGGGCGGTGATTTTTTCTCGTGCCATCGATTGGTTTCTTAAAAAAGATCACGATTTAACGATTGCTGTCTTAATTGGATTTATGGTGGGGTCGCTGCGCGTTGTGTGGCCTTACAGAACTTATGCTTGGGGGTTGGATCCATTAAAATTGAAAAATGGCCCTCAGCTTATTCCAGAAGGATTCTATCAACCTTCCATCTGGGATGCGATGTACTGGAAGTCGGCGATATTCATGGTTGCTGGGCTTGGAATCGTTTTCTTAATCTATACGATGTCTGAAAACGTGAAAAAGCGTTAA
- the truA gene encoding tRNA pseudouridine(38-40) synthase TruA produces the protein MSQHFNFLLTIAYDGTPFLGWQETKEGPSIEGELKKALRIILKEEIKLNGASRTDAGVHALGQLANFHTTKKPHLFTLLKSINALLPGEIKVTAIEEVEASFHATLNNTGKQYRYRLSFGPVQFPHVRHREWHIPGKLDIEAMRLAAKSLEGTHDFKAFCNVKKNDTYDSTIRTLSKLSLAELENDTLEVIMEGNHFLYKMARNIVGTLVYIGKKRIQLNTLKKLVLNGDRTQLGPTAPAHGLTLFHVFRHRID, from the coding sequence ATGTCGCAACATTTTAACTTTCTTCTGACCATCGCTTATGATGGCACTCCTTTCTTGGGATGGCAAGAAACAAAAGAAGGGCCTAGCATCGAAGGGGAATTAAAAAAAGCCTTAAGAATCATCTTAAAAGAGGAAATCAAGCTAAACGGAGCAAGCCGCACGGACGCAGGGGTACACGCACTCGGGCAACTTGCAAATTTTCACACAACTAAAAAGCCGCACTTATTTACCCTGCTTAAGTCAATCAATGCTCTGCTGCCTGGTGAAATTAAAGTCACTGCAATCGAAGAAGTTGAGGCCTCTTTCCACGCGACTTTGAATAATACCGGCAAACAGTACCGCTACCGCCTCTCTTTTGGCCCTGTGCAATTTCCACACGTGCGTCATAGGGAATGGCACATCCCTGGAAAACTTGATATCGAAGCGATGAGGCTTGCAGCAAAATCTTTAGAAGGAACTCATGATTTTAAAGCCTTTTGCAATGTGAAAAAAAACGATACCTATGACTCGACAATACGAACCCTCAGCAAACTTTCCCTTGCAGAACTTGAAAATGACACCCTTGAAGTGATCATGGAGGGAAACCATTTCCTCTACAAAATGGCGCGGAACATCGTTGGAACGCTAGTCTATATCGGCAAAAAGAGAATTCAGCTGAATACGCTTAAAAAATTGGTGCTTAATGGCGATCGAACGCAGCTTGGACCAACTGCGCCTGCACATGGATTAACGCTTTTTCACGTTTTCAGACATCGTATAGATTAA